From one Planococcus citri chromosome 3, ihPlaCitr1.1, whole genome shotgun sequence genomic stretch:
- the LOC135841064 gene encoding putative RNA-binding protein Luc7-like 2 isoform X2 produces the protein MDLGECPKIHDLALRADYANASKERDYFYDIDATEHLQAFIADCDRRTESAKQRLLETQEELSAEVAEKANNVHELAEQIGAKLARAEQLGADGFVEESMKLMGEIDESRKKKAEAEEVYRNSMPASSYQQQKLRVCEVCSAYLGIHDNDRRLADHFGGKLHLGFIKIREKLAELEKNVEARKDARRDLERTRYDKRAPRNNDRERERDRYVDRGDRVERYDRNDRNDRNDRNRVDRRDKDKYRKERYRSRSRSPNRYRSRRSRSNSRSAKSRSTSRDRKRVRRSHSREKRRDKR, from the exons ATGGATCTGGGAGAGTGTCCTAAAATTCACGATCTGGCGTTGAGAGCAGACTACGCTAATGCGAGTAAAGAACGCgattatttttacgatattgAT GCAACAGAACATTTACAAGCATTCATTGCGGATTGTGATCGTCGCACCGAGTCAGCCAAACAGAGATTATTAGAAACGCAAGAAGAGTTATCTGCCGAAGTGGCAGAAAAGGCTAACAATGTACACGAATTAGCCGAGCAAATTGGAGCGAAATTAGCCCGAGCTGAACAACTGGGCGCTGATGGATTTGTCGAAGAGAGTATGAAATTAATGGGAGAA atTGACGAATCACGTAAAAAGAAGGCCGAAGCTGAAGAAGTGTATCGTAATTCGATGCCGGCCAGTAGTTATCAACAGCAGAAACTTCGAGTATGCGAAGTGTGTTCGGCGTATTTGGGCATTCACGATAATGATCGTCGACTTGCCGACCATTTTGGAGGAAAATTACATTTAGGTTTTAttaaaatacgtgaaaaattgGCCGAAttggag AAAAATGTGGAAGCTCGTAAAGATGCCAGAAGAGATCTCGAAAGAACCCGTTACGATAAAAGGGCGCCTCGTAACAACGATCGTGAAAGAGAACGTGACCGTTATGTCGATAGAGGTGATCGTGTGGAGCGATACGATCGAAATGACCGAAACGATCGTAATGATAGGAATAGGGTGGATAGAAGAGATAAGGATAAGTATCGCAAAGAACGATACCGTTCGAGAAGCAGATCTCCAAATCGTTATAG ATCCAGGAGATCGCGGAGTAACAGTCGATCAGCAAAATCAAGATCGACGTCAAGAGATAGAAAACGTGTAAGAAGGTCGCATTCTAGAGAGAAGAGGCGTGATAAAAGATAA